From Prionailurus viverrinus isolate Anna chromosome B2, UM_Priviv_1.0, whole genome shotgun sequence, the proteins below share one genomic window:
- the GJE1 gene encoding putative gap junction epsilon-1 protein yields the protein MSLNYIKNFYEGCVKPPTVIGQFHTLFFGSVRMFFLGVLGFAVYGNEALHFSCDPDKREINLFCYNQFRPITPQVFWALQLVIVLVPGAIFHLYAACKSINQECILQKPVYTVIYILSVLLRISLEVIAFWLQIHLFGFQVKPLYLCDAGSFGEKFTIIKCMVPEHFEKTIFLIAMYTFTVITVVLCVAEIFEIIFRRLCFLIRQ from the exons ATGTCTCTAAATTACATCAAAAACTTCTATGAAGGATGT GTGAAGCCTCCAACTGTGATTGGTCAATTCCACACCCTATTCTTTGGATCAGTAAGAATGTTCTTCCTTGGTGTGTTAGGCTTTGCGGTCTATGGGAATGAGGCTTTGCACTTCAGTTGTGATCcagacaaaagagaaataaatctcttCTGTTATAATCAGTTCAGGCCAATCACTCCACAG GTGTTCTGGGCGTTACAACTAGTGATTGTCCTGGTTCCTGGCGCTATTTTCCATCTTTATGCTGCATGTAAAAGCATCAATCAAGAATGCATTCTTCAAAAGCCTGTCTATACTGTGATTTATATCCTCTCTGTTTTATTAAGAATTAGTCTAGAGGTGATAGCATTTTGGCTTCAGATTCACCTCTTTGGTTTCCAAGTTAAACCTCTCTACTTGTGTGATGCTGGATCTTTTGGGGAAAAATTTACTATTATAAAATGCATGGTGCCAGAACACTTTGAGAAGACCATTTTTCTCATTGCAATGTATACATTTACTGTAATTACAGTAGTATTATGTGTTGCTGAAATTTTTGAAATCATATTTAGAAGATTATGCTTTCTAATTAGGCAATGA